Genomic segment of Acinetobacter sp. XH1741:
TACTTTTGATTGTAGCTTCATCCATGTGAAGTACCTCTTTTTATTATCCTCAGTAGGATAAATGAAAATTAAGTACTTACACAAAATTTAGAACAGTCCCACAACTCATTTTGTTGAACTATATCTGTACAACAACTCTACCTCGAATTTTTCCATCTAAAATTTCATTGGAAATATTTAAAGCATCTGTTAACTGAATTTCAGTCGTTACTGTTTCTAATTTTGTTTGATCTAATTCTGTAGCCAAACGTTCCCATGCTTCTTTTCTTAATTCGATTGGTGCCATCACGCTATCAATTCCATATAAGGTGATCCCTCTTAGAATAAATGGAGCAACTGTTGCTGGAAAATCCATTCCGCCTGCCAAACCACACGCAGCAACTGCACCACGATATTTTGTACTAGCACATGCATTGGCTAAAGTATGGCTTCCAACAGTATCAATCACGCCAGCCCAAACTTCTTTGTTTAATGGCTTTCCTGAGGAAGATAATTCAATACGATCAATAATTTCACTCGCACCTAGATAGGTTAAATATTCTGACTCTTGAGGTCGACCAGTTGAAGCTGTAATCTCATAACCAAGATGATTCAAAATAATAATGGAAATACTACCTACTCCACCATTTGCACCTGTCACTAAAATTTTTCCATCACTTGGTTTAATACCATGT
This window contains:
- a CDS encoding MDR family oxidoreductase, translated to MYKGIVITKDEAGYTSKITEIASKPLQEGEVRVEVKYSTLNYKDALAITGRSPVVRSFPLTPGIDFSGVVIESKHPAWKERDEVLLNGWGVGEKYFGGLAEQVTVSGDWLIQKPSAFSFKDTMVIGTAGYTAMLCVMALQKHGIKPSDGKILVTGANGGVGSISIIILNHLGYEITASTGRPQESEYLTYLGASEIIDRIELSSSGKPLNKEVWAGVIDTVGSHTLANACASTKYRGAVAACGLAGGMDFPATVAPFILRGITLYGIDSVMAPIELRKEAWERLATELDQTKLETVTTEIQLTDALNISNEILDGKIRGRVVVQI